A window of the Camelus dromedarius isolate mCamDro1 chromosome 5, mCamDro1.pat, whole genome shotgun sequence genome harbors these coding sequences:
- the DUOXA1 gene encoding dual oxidase maturation factor 1 gives MATFGHTFPFYAGPKPTFPMDTTLAVIIAIFLTSLIIFIIILPGIRGKMRLFWMLRVVTSLFIGAVILAANFSSEWSVGQVSTNMSYKAFSSEWISADVGLQIGLGGINITLTGTPVQQLNEIINYNEEFTWHLGENYAEEYAEALEKGLPDPVLYLAEKFSPNSPCGLHGQYRLAGHYTSATLWVAFLCWLLANVMLSMPVLVYGSHMLLATGIFQLLGLFFFSMATSLTPPCPLRLGSAMLHTHRGPAFWITLTTGLLCVLLGLAMVVAHRIQPHRLKVLFSQSVGEHAVLEGNPEEVGFLSPRYRSTAESPEPQDIPLSEASSKAHCEEHPREPNCAL, from the exons ATGGCCACTTTTGGACACACATTCCCCTTCTATGCTGGCCCCAAGCCGACCTTCCCAATGGACACCACATTGGCTGTAATCATCGCCATCTTTCTGACTTCACtaatcatcttcatcatcatcctGCCAGGCATTCGGGGCAAAATG AGGCTGTTCTGGATGCTGCGGGTGGTGACCAGCTTATTCATCGGAGCTGTGATCCTTG CTGCAAATTTCAGTTCTGAGTGGTCTGTGGGCCAGGTCAGCACCAACATGTCATACAAGGCCTTCAGTTCGGAATGGATCAGCGCTGATGTGGGGCTGCAGATTGGGCTGGGAGGAATCAACATCACGCTCACAG GGACCCCAGTGCAGCAGCTGAACGAGATCATCAATTACAACGAGGAGTTCACCTGGCACCTGGGGGAGAACTACGCTGAGGAGTATGCAGAGGCACTGGAGAAGGGGCTGCCAGACCCCGTGCTCTACCTGGCCGAGAAGTTCAGTCCAAACAGCCCATGTGGCCTGCATGGCCAGTACCGCCTGGCAGGACACTACACCTCGGCCACACTGTG GGTGGCATTCCTCTGCTGGCTGCTGGCCAACGTGATGCTGTCCATGCCCGTGCTGGTCTATGGCAGCCACATGCTGCTGGCCACAGGCATCTTCCAGCTGTTGGGACTGTTCTTCTTCTCCATGGCCACGTCACTCaccccaccctgtcccctgcGCCTGGGCTCCGCTATGCTGCACACTCACCGTGGGCCTGCCTTCTGGATCACACTGACCACAG GACTGCTTTGTGTGCTGCTGGGCCTGGCCATGGTGGTGGCCCACAGGATACAGCCCCACAGGCTGAAGGTTTTATTCAGCCAGAGTGTCGGAGAGCATGCTGTGCTGGAGGGGAATCCTGAGGAAGTGGGATTCCTGAGCCCTCGCTATCGGTCCACAGCTGAGAGTCCAGAGCCCCAGGACATTCCTCTGTCAGAGGCTTCCTCTAAGGCACACTGTGAGGAGCACCCCAGAGAGCCCAACTGTGCCCTATAA
- the DUOXA2 gene encoding dual oxidase maturation factor 2, with the protein MTLWNGVLPFYPQPRHVAGFNVPLLIVILVFLALAASFLLILPGIRGHSRWFWLVRVLLSLFIGAEIVAVHFSAEWSVGRVSTNTSYKAFSVARVRAHVGLHVGLEGINITLTGNPVQQLNETIDYNEQFIWRVGENYAEAYAEALEKGLPDPVLYLAEKFTPSSPCGVYRQYRLAGHYASATLWVAFCFWLLSNALLSMPVPLYGGLALLTTGAFALFSVFSFASISSVPLCQLRLGSSELTTHYGAAFWITLATGILCLLLGVAVVSLQYARPSALRTFLDGSVKDCDSQEKRSLPLILNNPLHKQFGALDLTMSTNL; encoded by the exons ATGACTCTGTGGAACGGTGTGCTGCCTTTCTACCCTCAGCCCCGGCATGTTGCTGGCTTCAACGTCCCGCTACTCATCGTCATTCTGGTGTTCTTGGCCTTGGCTGCCAGCTTCCTACTCATCTTGCCTGGGATTCGTGGCCACTCG CGCTGGTTCTGGTTGGTGAGAGTGCTTCTCAGCCTGTTCATAGGTGCAGAAATTGTGG CCGTGCACTTCAGCGCAGAATGGTCAGTGGGAAGAGTTAGCACCAATACATCCTACAAAGCCTTCAGTGTGGCACGCGTCCGAGCCCACGTCGGTCTGCACGTGGGCCTAGAGGGTATTAATATTACACTCACAG GAAACCCAGTGCAGCAGCTGAACGAGACCATCGACTACAACGAGCAGTTCATCTGGCGTGTGGGCGAAAATTATGCTGAGGCGTACGCggaggccctggagaaggggcTGCCCGATCCCGTCCTCTACTTGGCGGAGAAGTTCACGCCGAGCAGCCCCTGCGGGGTTTACCGCCAGTACCGTCTCGCGGGACACTACGCCTCGGCGACGCTGTG GGTGGCGTTCTGCTTCTGGCTCCTTTCCAACGCGCTGCTCTCCATGCCGGTCCCACTCTACGGAGGTCTGGCTCTCCTGACCACCGGCGCCTTCGCACTCTTCTCCGTCTTCTCCTTCGCCTCCATCTCCAGCGTGCCGCTCTGCCAGCTCCGCCTCGGCTCCTCCGAGCTCACCACTCACTACGGTGCCGCCTTTTGGATCACGCTGGCGACCG GCATCCTGTGCCTCCTCCTCGGAGTGGCGGTGGTGAGTCTCCAGTACGCTCGGCCCAGCGCTCTTCGCACCTTCTTGGATGGAAGCGTCAAGGACTGCGATAGTCAGGAGAAAAGAAGCTTGCCTCTCATCCTCAACAACCCACTGCATAAGCAGTTCGGGGCCTTGGACTTAACCATGAGTACTAACCTGTGA